The window GCTGCACTGTTCGGAAAAGCCACTGAGAATGGAACTTGTTTTTTGACTGCCTGAACCACATGCGCATCACTGCTGATAAATCCCAAGAAAGAAATGTCCAATTGCAAAAAGCGGCTGGCCGCCATGCGGATTTTATCGCTGGTGCCTCTTGCTTCCCTTTCATCCCCCGCCTGATTAACTATCAGCTTAAAGGAGACATTAGGATAAGAATTGTGCACAACCTTCATCAGTGCGTATGCATCCGTTATTGCGGTTGGCTCCGGTGTAGTCACCACCAGACAATCATCTGCTGAGGTTATAAATTTTAGCGTCTCCTTGGAAAGCCCCGCCCCCGTATCGAACAAGATGAAATCCATCGTGTCGGCGATTTGTGCAATTTGGGTTGTAAAGTAATTCAGGTCGGTTTCAGAGAGGGAAAAAAGCTCATCCATACCCGAACCGCCTGCAATAAACGGCAGATCGCCAGGTCCAATCTGGATAATCTGTCCGATATCCGCTTCTCTTTTTAACAGATGGTACAGATTGTATTTAGCCGATACTCCCATAAGCACGTCGATGTTGGCCATCCCGATATCGGCATCGAACAATAGCACCCGCCTACCCATCGCCTTTAGAGCTAAAGCAAAGTTAAGCGTGAAATTCGATTTTCCGACACCGCCTTTCCCGCTGCAGACGGTAATGATCCGGGCGGAGGCTCCGCCACCGGACACGCGTTTGGAGTCCTGGCTTGATACCAGCTGTCTCAAAGATTGCGCCTGATCCATCAAGACCCTCCTGTCCCCAGCAGCACTCCACTGAGCTGTTCTTTGGTAGCCATTAGCAGATCATCGGGAACATTTTGCCCATTAGTCATATAAGACAGCTTAAGCGGAAAGTCATTTAAGACATTGAACAAGGGCCCGTAGCTTCCAGTCTCATCCAGCTTGGTGAAAATGACCTTGTCGAGCTGATAACGGCCAAAATGCTCTACAATCATTTTCATATCACGGCTTTTTGAAGTCATGCTTAGTACCAGGAAGGTCTCACTTTTCAGCTCTTTGGCCAGCAGACTTTGCAGCTCGGCGACAAGCATTTCATTGCGGTAATTACGGCCTGCCGTATCCATTAATACCAGATCGCAGCTTTCTAAGCGGAACAGTGCTCTCTGCAAATCCCCAGGCGACTGTACAACCTCCAGAGGGATATTCAAAATAGCGGCATATGTCCGAAGCTGCTCAACCGCAGAGATCCGATAGGTATCAGAGGTAATTAACCCCACCTTTCTGCCTTGCTTGAACAATTGCTCAGCGGCCAGCTTGGCGATTGTTGTCGTCTTACCAACGCCGGTAGGACCAGCGATGTAAACAATACGCGTATCCGGTGCGATTCCGGTAGAAATCCTGCCGGCAAGGAATCCATTCACCTGTTCTTTTAACATTTCATCAAAGTGTTCCGATGTCCAAGTCCGCCCTTCGTCATTCCAGCGGTCAAAAACATTGCCGATCCATTCATCTACAAGCACGGCATCCGTGTCCTGTTCGATTAATCGGCGCTTAAACTCATCGAGAATCTCAGGCAATTCAATTCCGCTTGAGGAGAAGCGGGCAATCCGCTCCATCCAATGCTTCATATCCCTGATCTCCCGGAGCACATCGCTTTCCAGCATTGCGGGAACCGGCTGCTCCAGATCTGTATTAAGTTTATCGTAGAGGGCCGATAATGAGGTGCTTTCTTCCTTTAGAGATACTGCCGGTTGTGAATCAGCCGGCTTGTTCTCTGCTAGTTGGATCGGCTCCTCATCCAGATCAAGAGATGGAAGAACAGCTACAGCCCCTCTGGCCTCCTGCGCTTCAGTTAATGCAGCAGCAATCTCTGCAAAGGACTCGGCAGCACGTTCTTTAAGCGGCATCTGTGACGCAGAGGCTGCTTTTTGATAAGCCTGCGGCACAGCGCTTCGCGGAATATTTACCGGAGGTGCTGTTGTGGTATTACTCGGTGCAGCTGGCTTCCGCGTTTCCTCAACTGCAGCTACCACTTCAATCTTCTTCTTTTGGAACATTCCCATAAATCCGCCGATTTTAATCTCTTTGGTGCTTAGGATGACTGCATCGCTTCCCAGCTCGCTGCGGATGGAATGCATCGCGTCAGGCATCGTATCGACCACATAACGCTTCACTCTCATAAGTTCACCACCCCAACGCTTTGAATTTCAATATTAGGCTCCAGTTCGCTATAAGATAACACTGGAATATCCTGCATCGTCCGTTCAATGACCTGCCGCAAATACATCCGGATGGTCGGGGATGTCAGCACAATCGGCTGTTGTCCGGACTGAAGCAGACGGTTAATCTGCTCTGTAAGACGTTGATATACCGTTTGCGTCGAAACCGGATCGAGTGCCAGATAGCTGCCCTGCTCCGTCTGTTGAACACTTTCGGAAATCTTTTTCTCCAGATTAGGCCCGACTGTAATGACCCGCAAAGTCTCTCCCGCCTGGGAAAATTGCTGGGTAATCTGCCTGGACAATGACTGGCGTACATACTCGGTCAGAATATCCGGATCTTTTGTATAGGTGCCGTAGTCTGCCAGTGTCTCGAAGATCGTAACCAGGTCACGAATCGAGATCTTCTCACGCAGCAGCTTGCCAAGAACCTTTTGAATGTCGCCGATGGCAAGTACTGAAGGAATAAGTTCATCAACCAGAACAGGATAATTCTCCCTGAGGTTGTCGACCAGTTGTTTCGTCTCCTGGCGTCCAAGCAGCTCATGACCATGACGTTTGATCAGCTCTGTTAAATGGGTAGCCACAACGGAAGGCGGATCTACTACGGTATAGCCGGATAACTCCGCCCGTTCTTTAACTGAATCATCAATCCACAGTGCCGGCAGTCCAAACGATGGTTCCACCGTTTCTATGCCATTAATCGACTCATCATCATACCCGGGACTCATGGCAAGATAGTGATTAAGTAATAATTCACCGCCGCCAACGTTATTTCCTTTAATTTTGATGACATATTCATTCGGTTTTAGTTGAATATTGTCGCGAATACGTATAACAGGAACAACAAGACCCATTTCCAGTGCACATTGACGTCGAATCATGATAATCCGGTCAAGTAAATCCCCGCCCTGACCTGTATCCGCCAGCGGAATCAGTCCATATCCAAACTCGAACTCTATCGGATCAACTGTCAGTAAATTGATTACACTTTCCGGACTTCGTACTTCTTCTATCTGCTTCTCTTCCACCAGCTGCTCCTCGGCAATCAGCTTTTTATTAGCCTTTTGGCCCATACTGTAAGCTGCATAGGCCATAAGCCCTGCCAGCGGCAAAGTGGACATTACCGTAATCGGTGTGAAGAACCCGAGAAAAGCGATGGTTACAGCCACTATGTACAGCAGCTTCGGATAAGACAATAATTGACCTGTGAGATCTTCTGCGAGATTGCCTTCCGATGCTGCCCGTGTAACAATCAGACCAGAAGCAGTTGAAATGAGCAGAGCCGGTATCTGGCTGACCAGACCATCCCCAATTGTTAGTACGGAATAAGTCGAAAGCGCATCCTGGAATGAATAACCATGAACAGTCATTCCGATAATAAAACCGCCGATCAGGTTGATCAGCAGGATGATAATGCTGGCAATCGCGTCACCCTTGACAAATTTACTTGCTCCATCCATGGCTCCGAAGAAGTCCGCTTCACGTTCAACATTACGGCGGCGTTCCCGCGCCTGTTGTTCATTGATCATGCCGGCGTTCAAATCCGCATCGATACTCATCTGCTTACCTGGCATCGCATCCAATGTAAAGCGAGCACCAACCTCAGCAACTCGTTCCGAACCTTTGGTTATTACTATAAACTGGACAACGACCAGAATCAGAAACACAATGAATCCGATGGCAATTTGCCCTCTGGCGATCCAGCTACCGAAGGTTGCCACAACCTCACCGGCATGACCATCCGAGAGAATCAATTTGGTAGTTGAGATATTTAGAGCAAGCCGGAATAAGGTCGTGATTAAGAGCAATGAAGGAAATATTGAAAATTGCAGCGGGTCCTTCGTATTCATTGCTACCAAAATGATGGTTAACGCTATTGAAATATTGACTATCAGCAGTACATCCAGAAGCCACGCCGGGATAGGCAGAATCATCATAAGCACAATACCGATTACGCCCAGTAGAACTGTTAGATCTCTAGCTTTCAATGTCCTTTTCCTCCCCCGGGCTATTTCCTCTTGCCTTTAAGCTTATATACATAGGCCAACACCTCGGCAACCGCCTGGAACAGATCTGCAGGAACCACATCACCGATCTCTGTCCTTTGGAATAATGCCCGTGCCAGCGGCTTATTCTCCATAGTCATAACACCATGCTCCTTCGCCAGCTCTCTGATTCGGAGCGCCACATAATCTTGGCCTTTGGCAATAATCTGCGGAGCTTCCATTTGGGATCCATCATATTTTAGGGCAACTGCAAAGTGCGTTGGATTCGTAATGATTACGTCCGCTTTGGGGACTTCCTGCATCATCCGCTGCATAGCCATTCTGCGCTGGCGTTCCCTGATTTTCCCCTTGATGATGGGATCGCCTTCCATCTTTTTGTATTCATCCTTAATTTCTTGTTTCGACATTTTCAGGCTTTTTTCATGTTCATACTTTTGGTATATATAGTCGAGGACCGCCATGATGAAGAGCACAGCCCCAATTTTTATTCCAAGATTCATCGTCAGCTTGGCTACGAACTGGAAAACACCTTCTGCATCAATATGTGATAGAGAAGCGAAACTCTCTTTTTCACCCCAAAGAGTGCTATATACCAGATATGCGATTAACACCAGCTTAAAGATCGATTTAAGGAATTCCACAAATGAACGCATGGAGAAAATATTTTTGAATCCTTTAATCGGGTTAATTTTACTGAACTTAGGTGTTATTCCTTCCCCGGTAGCCATAAATCCGACTTGGGCAAAATTTACAACCAATGCCAGCAAAAAAGTAATTCCAAGCAACGGGGCAAGCAGAATCAAAATTTGCAGACCATACTCGTTAAACATCTTTGAAACGTTCTCAGCGGTAACCTCCATCATCATTCGATTCTGAAAAATGTCCAGAAAAAGCGACATGAACCGTTCTTTCATGAAGCCCCCGAACATAGTCAGGCTGAGAAGTGCCGATAACAACACAACTGCTCCGGATATTTCAGCACTTTTGGCTACCTGGCCCTTTTTTCGGGCATCCTGCCGTTTCTTAGGAGTTGCTTTTTCAGTCTTATCTCCCCCGAAATGCTGAAGATCCAGTTTATAGCGTTTGGTGTTCGGCATGTTACTCTCTCCCAACAGCCATCTAAGGGCTTTTCCCGATAAGATTCAACAGATTTTGCATAGACTCAAACATAATGTCGAAGAGATTCTGGAACAGAACGGCCAAACCCGGCATCAACAGTACGAGCAATGCAAGACCTATAATGATTTTGAGTGGAACCCCGATGACAAATACATTATATTGTGGGGCGGTTCTCGCCAGAAATGCCAGACCCACATCGGTAAGGAACAATGCGGCCACGAGCGGCGCCGACATTTGAAAGGCCAGCGTAAAGGATTGGGCAAACGTGCGGACTAGAAAATCCGAAAGGCTGCCATCCTGCATTTTGACCAAAATATCATTGTTCAACGGTACCCATTTATAACTGTAGATGATTGCATTCAGCAGATAATGATGGCCATTCATCGTTAAAAACATCAACAGAGCGATCATATACTTGAAGTTGCCGATAATAGGAGCAGAAGCGCCAGTCATCGGATCAATTACGTTCGCGATCCCAAAGCCGATTTGTATGTCGATAAAAGAGCCCGCTGTTTGAATAGTCATGAACATCAGGTAAGCGATAAAACCAAGCAGTAACCCTATTAACACTTCTCTTATAATCAGTAAAATATAAGTAAGATCCTGTGTAACAGCAATCCCCGTTCCCCCCGCGCTAAAAACGACTAATGCAACAAAGAAGGACAGTCCGATTTTGAACGTTGTCGGTACGCTTTGCGAAGAGAATACAGGAACTACAACAAAAAAGGAGGTAATTCGACAAAAAATCAACAAAAAGACGGGAAAACTTTGCAGCAAGGTCTCCATATCCATCATCTTAACCGATATACATATAGAGACTGCCCAAAATTTGGCTGGTGAAGTCCACCAGTTTGGTGATAATCCAAGGTCCGAACAGCAGTAAAGCTAGCAATACGGCAACAATTTTCGGAACGAATGCCAAGGTTTGCTCCTGAATCTGTGTTGTTGCCTGAAATATACTGACTATTAGTCCTACCACCAGACCAAGAATCAGCATGGGGGCGCTTGTTTCCAGCACCAAATATACGGCTTGGCCCGCTAGACCGATAATAAACTCCGTATTCATCCCTTATGCCTCCTCTTAAGTGTCAGGTGTTAAAACTTAGCAGCAGTGATTTAACGACTAAGTACCAGCCGTCTACCAGTACAAAGAGCATTATTTTGAAAGGCAATGAAATCATAACCGGGGGCAGCATCATCATCCCCATGGCCATCAGTGTACTTGATACAACAATATCAATAATCAGAAAGGGAATGAAAATCATAAAACCCATTGTAAAGGCTTTTTTCATTTCCCCGATTGCAAAGGCCGGCACCATCACTGTAAGCGGTATGTCGCTGTAAGTAGCAGGTTTTACCGAAGCATTATTGCCGGTGTAATTCATAAACAACAGCAGATCTTTGGTGTTTGTCTGCTTGAACATAAATTCCTTCATTGGATCGGCTGCTTTGGCAAGCGCCTCGGACTGGGTGAGTGTCCCCTTCATGTAAGGCTGAAGTGCCTGCTCATTCACCTGTGAAAGTGTAGGTGTCATGATAAATAGGGTAAGGAACAAGGCAAGTCCCACCAGCACCTGGTTCGGAGGCATTTGCTGTGTTCCTAGCGAAGTTCTGACAAAACCCAGCACGATGACGATCCGTGTAAAGCTGGTCATAAGTACTAAAAAAGACGGGGCCACACTCAGAACTGTCACAAGGAGCAGTATCGAGATGGAACTGGTCCCTCCGCCTGCGGAACCGTCATTATCGCCGACCTGAATATTAATATTCGGAATAGGATCAGCGTGAATCGGATGCAAGAGCAGAATACTAAACATACCGAGCAACAGAAAAGAAAGAATCAGCTTTTTTTTCATAAATCCCTCGACTCATCCTTAAGACCATCATCCCGTAGAAGCTCTTCCATTTTCTCTT of the Paenibacillus pedocola genome contains:
- a CDS encoding MinD/ParA family protein, which produces MMDQAQSLRQLVSSQDSKRVSGGGASARIITVCSGKGGVGKSNFTLNFALALKAMGRRVLLFDADIGMANIDVLMGVSAKYNLYHLLKREADIGQIIQIGPGDLPFIAGGSGMDELFSLSETDLNYFTTQIAQIADTMDFILFDTGAGLSKETLKFITSADDCLVVTTPEPTAITDAYALMKVVHNSYPNVSFKLIVNQAGDEREARGTSDKIRMAASRFLQLDISFLGFISSDAHVVQAVKKQVPFSVAFPNSAAAKDVQRLALNYLAADSADTTKVQGIKGFINKWLKRKQ
- the flhB gene encoding flagellar biosynthesis protein FlhB, producing MPNTKRYKLDLQHFGGDKTEKATPKKRQDARKKGQVAKSAEISGAVVLLSALLSLTMFGGFMKERFMSLFLDIFQNRMMMEVTAENVSKMFNEYGLQILILLAPLLGITFLLALVVNFAQVGFMATGEGITPKFSKINPIKGFKNIFSMRSFVEFLKSIFKLVLIAYLVYSTLWGEKESFASLSHIDAEGVFQFVAKLTMNLGIKIGAVLFIMAVLDYIYQKYEHEKSLKMSKQEIKDEYKKMEGDPIIKGKIRERQRRMAMQRMMQEVPKADVIITNPTHFAVALKYDGSQMEAPQIIAKGQDYVALRIRELAKEHGVMTMENKPLARALFQRTEIGDVVPADLFQAVAEVLAYVYKLKGKRK
- the fliP gene encoding flagellar type III secretion system pore protein FliP (The bacterial flagellar biogenesis protein FliP forms a type III secretion system (T3SS)-type pore required for flagellar assembly.); this encodes MKKKLILSFLLLGMFSILLLHPIHADPIPNINIQVGDNDGSAGGGTSSISILLLVTVLSVAPSFLVLMTSFTRIVIVLGFVRTSLGTQQMPPNQVLVGLALFLTLFIMTPTLSQVNEQALQPYMKGTLTQSEALAKAADPMKEFMFKQTNTKDLLLFMNYTGNNASVKPATYSDIPLTVMVPAFAIGEMKKAFTMGFMIFIPFLIIDIVVSSTLMAMGMMMLPPVMISLPFKIMLFVLVDGWYLVVKSLLLSFNT
- the fliR gene encoding flagellar biosynthetic protein FliR, with amino-acid sequence METLLQSFPVFLLIFCRITSFFVVVPVFSSQSVPTTFKIGLSFFVALVVFSAGGTGIAVTQDLTYILLIIREVLIGLLLGFIAYLMFMTIQTAGSFIDIQIGFGIANVIDPMTGASAPIIGNFKYMIALLMFLTMNGHHYLLNAIIYSYKWVPLNNDILVKMQDGSLSDFLVRTFAQSFTLAFQMSAPLVAALFLTDVGLAFLARTAPQYNVFVIGVPLKIIIGLALLVLLMPGLAVLFQNLFDIMFESMQNLLNLIGKSP
- the fliQ gene encoding flagellar biosynthesis protein FliQ, whose translation is MNTEFIIGLAGQAVYLVLETSAPMLILGLVVGLIVSIFQATTQIQEQTLAFVPKIVAVLLALLLFGPWIITKLVDFTSQILGSLYMYIG
- the flhA gene encoding flagellar biosynthesis protein FlhA; amino-acid sequence: MMILPIPAWLLDVLLIVNISIALTIILVAMNTKDPLQFSIFPSLLLITTLFRLALNISTTKLILSDGHAGEVVATFGSWIARGQIAIGFIVFLILVVVQFIVITKGSERVAEVGARFTLDAMPGKQMSIDADLNAGMINEQQARERRRNVEREADFFGAMDGASKFVKGDAIASIIILLINLIGGFIIGMTVHGYSFQDALSTYSVLTIGDGLVSQIPALLISTASGLIVTRAASEGNLAEDLTGQLLSYPKLLYIVAVTIAFLGFFTPITVMSTLPLAGLMAYAAYSMGQKANKKLIAEEQLVEEKQIEEVRSPESVINLLTVDPIEFEFGYGLIPLADTGQGGDLLDRIIMIRRQCALEMGLVVPVIRIRDNIQLKPNEYVIKIKGNNVGGGELLLNHYLAMSPGYDDESINGIETVEPSFGLPALWIDDSVKERAELSGYTVVDPPSVVATHLTELIKRHGHELLGRQETKQLVDNLRENYPVLVDELIPSVLAIGDIQKVLGKLLREKISIRDLVTIFETLADYGTYTKDPDILTEYVRQSLSRQITQQFSQAGETLRVITVGPNLEKKISESVQQTEQGSYLALDPVSTQTVYQRLTEQINRLLQSGQQPIVLTSPTIRMYLRQVIERTMQDIPVLSYSELEPNIEIQSVGVVNL
- the flhF gene encoding flagellar biosynthesis protein FlhF, which gives rise to MRVKRYVVDTMPDAMHSIRSELGSDAVILSTKEIKIGGFMGMFQKKKIEVVAAVEETRKPAAPSNTTTAPPVNIPRSAVPQAYQKAASASQMPLKERAAESFAEIAAALTEAQEARGAVAVLPSLDLDEEPIQLAENKPADSQPAVSLKEESTSLSALYDKLNTDLEQPVPAMLESDVLREIRDMKHWMERIARFSSSGIELPEILDEFKRRLIEQDTDAVLVDEWIGNVFDRWNDEGRTWTSEHFDEMLKEQVNGFLAGRISTGIAPDTRIVYIAGPTGVGKTTTIAKLAAEQLFKQGRKVGLITSDTYRISAVEQLRTYAAILNIPLEVVQSPGDLQRALFRLESCDLVLMDTAGRNYRNEMLVAELQSLLAKELKSETFLVLSMTSKSRDMKMIVEHFGRYQLDKVIFTKLDETGSYGPLFNVLNDFPLKLSYMTNGQNVPDDLLMATKEQLSGVLLGTGGS